One window of the Choristoneura fumiferana chromosome 18, NRCan_CFum_1, whole genome shotgun sequence genome contains the following:
- the LOC141438195 gene encoding uncharacterized protein isoform X2, with protein MYGNATEGADEPRAHVAPLLALYVLVSLVGVIGNVSLMAALASGGAARLRTPQLLSACAADLLVCAASAPLAAARAARLHTATCHVSYYVESFPVAASTLSLVAMAAERCGAVKRGRGKVCSQPFLAVFAVWLSALLLSVAAVTSNCVPWPPLAAAHALITYCFPVLAVTRCHWAVRVKLTALSLTARAAHGELPLPVPLIQRPTHVIIVAGVGPRERRDAVDAGDVRSKKLQPSLLGPQPLTSTLHSRRRLGNVLIGIAAIFAACWCPYATIVICGAFGLQAPLLLQQYALLFGHAHSALNAAAYWVLNRHALTSACAAWRLPQLRVREERPSSTNEAALGAFHPRLARPAPSPRPPPSSYLY; from the exons ATGTACGGTAACGCGACCGAGGGCGCGGACGAGCCGCGGGCGCACGTCGCGCCGCTCCTGGCACTCTACGTCCTGGTCTCGCTTGTGGGAGTCATTG GTAATGTAAGTCTTATGGCGGCGCTGGCgtcgggcggcgcggcgcgcctgCGCACTCCGCAGCTCCTTAGCGCGTGCGCGGCGGACTTGCTCGTGTGCGCCGCCAGCGCGCCGCTCGCGGCCGCTCGTGCCGCTCGGCTACACACTGCCACTTGCCACGTCAGCTACTACGTAGAG TCGTTTCCAGTGGCAGCCAGCACGCTGTCGCTGGTTGCGATGGCGGCGGAACGCTGCGGTGCGGTCAAGCGGGGTCGCGGTAAGGTGTGCTCGCAGCCCTTCCTCGCTGTCTTCGCAGTGTGGCTCAGCGCGCTGTTGCTCA GTGTTGCAGCAGTGACTTCAAACTGCGTGCCATGGCCGCCGCTAGCAGCGGCCCACGCGCTCATCACTTACTGCTTCCCAGTGCTGGCCGTAACACGATGCCACTGGGCGGTCCGCGTGAAGCTCACAGCCCTATCACTAACCGCTCGAGCGGCCCACGGGGAACTGCCCCTACCAGTCCCATTAATTCAAAGACCAACCCACGTCATCATCGTAGCTGGAGTCGGACCGAGAGAACGCCGTGACGCCGTCGACGCAGGCGATGTCAGATCAAAGAAACTACAACCCAGTCTTCTAGGGCCTCAGCCGTTGACATCGACGCTGCATTCCCGCCGGCGTCTCGGCAACGTTCTCATAGGCATAGCGGCCATCTTCGCTGCGTGTTGGTGCCCGTATGCTACTATAGTTATCTGTGGCGCATTCGGACTACAAGCTCCATTGCTGCTGCAGCAATATGCGTTGCTGTTTGGACATGCTCACTCAGCTCTGAACGCGGCGGCGTATTGGGTGTTGAATAGACATGCTTTGACGTCTGCTTGCGCGGCGTGGCGACTGCCTCAGCTACGGGTGCGGGAAGAAAGACCCTCGTCTACAAATGAAGCAGCATTAGGTGCTTTCCATCCTCGTCTCGCTCGCCCCGCGCCTTCGCCAAGACCACCGCCCTctagttatttatattaa
- the LOC141438195 gene encoding uncharacterized protein isoform X1 — MAALASGGAARLRTPQLLSACAADLLVCAASAPLAAARAARLHTATCHVSYYVESFPVAASTLSLVAMAAERCGAVKRGRGKVCSQPFLAVFAVWLSALLLSVAAVTSNCVPWPPLAAAHALITYCFPVLAVTRCHWAVRVKLTALSLTARAAHGELPLPVPLIQRPTHVIIVAGVGPRERRDAVDAGDVRSKKLQPSLLGPQPLTSTLHSRRRLGNVLIGIAAIFAACWCPYATIVICGAFGLQAPLLLQQYALLFGHAHSALNAAAYWVLNRHALTSACAAWRLPQLRVREERPSSTNEAALGAFHPRLARPAPSPRPPPSSYLY; from the exons ATGGCGGCGCTGGCgtcgggcggcgcggcgcgcctgCGCACTCCGCAGCTCCTTAGCGCGTGCGCGGCGGACTTGCTCGTGTGCGCCGCCAGCGCGCCGCTCGCGGCCGCTCGTGCCGCTCGGCTACACACTGCCACTTGCCACGTCAGCTACTACGTAGAG TCGTTTCCAGTGGCAGCCAGCACGCTGTCGCTGGTTGCGATGGCGGCGGAACGCTGCGGTGCGGTCAAGCGGGGTCGCGGTAAGGTGTGCTCGCAGCCCTTCCTCGCTGTCTTCGCAGTGTGGCTCAGCGCGCTGTTGCTCA GTGTTGCAGCAGTGACTTCAAACTGCGTGCCATGGCCGCCGCTAGCAGCGGCCCACGCGCTCATCACTTACTGCTTCCCAGTGCTGGCCGTAACACGATGCCACTGGGCGGTCCGCGTGAAGCTCACAGCCCTATCACTAACCGCTCGAGCGGCCCACGGGGAACTGCCCCTACCAGTCCCATTAATTCAAAGACCAACCCACGTCATCATCGTAGCTGGAGTCGGACCGAGAGAACGCCGTGACGCCGTCGACGCAGGCGATGTCAGATCAAAGAAACTACAACCCAGTCTTCTAGGGCCTCAGCCGTTGACATCGACGCTGCATTCCCGCCGGCGTCTCGGCAACGTTCTCATAGGCATAGCGGCCATCTTCGCTGCGTGTTGGTGCCCGTATGCTACTATAGTTATCTGTGGCGCATTCGGACTACAAGCTCCATTGCTGCTGCAGCAATATGCGTTGCTGTTTGGACATGCTCACTCAGCTCTGAACGCGGCGGCGTATTGGGTGTTGAATAGACATGCTTTGACGTCTGCTTGCGCGGCGTGGCGACTGCCTCAGCTACGGGTGCGGGAAGAAAGACCCTCGTCTACAAATGAAGCAGCATTAGGTGCTTTCCATCCTCGTCTCGCTCGCCCCGCGCCTTCGCCAAGACCACCGCCCTctagttatttatattaa